Proteins found in one Taeniopygia guttata chromosome 27, bTaeGut7.mat, whole genome shotgun sequence genomic segment:
- the KRT222 gene encoding keratin-like protein KRT222 isoform X2 — MDKDAEALKAARAELCEARRQWHHMQIEIESLHAVEKGLERSLRATEQQYHMQLQNLEGEIECLEKELLEVRRGIEKQLREHEILLNTRMKLEEEIATYRSLLEQEESRFRCSIPAEKDDKKPSTSKITFMLPSESAKKHKPKKVELMTKQAILDGNIMKESAEAHGTVQTEKVDEVIKEWEGSFFKDNPRLRKKSVSLRFDLHLAATEEGCLHTKKKTLPDIEVRLVMRRSCSIPSIKP, encoded by the exons ATGGACAAAGATGCAGAAGCACTAAAGGCAGCCAGAGCAGAACTGTGCGAAGCCCGACGGCAGTGGCACCACATGCAGATCGAAATCGAGTCTCTCCACGCTGTG GAAAAGGGTTTGGAACGTTCACTGCGAGCCACGGAGCAGCAGTACCACATGCAACTACAAAATTTGGAAGGTGAGATTGAATGCTTGGAGAAAGAGTTGTTGGAAGTGAGAAGAGGAATTGAGAAACAGCTTCGAGAGCATGAAATTCTCCTGAACACGAGGAtgaagctggaggaggagatAGCGACATATCGAAGTCTGTTGGAGCAAGAAGAGAGCAG gttCCGTTGCTCAATACCTGCCGAGAAGGATGACAAAAAACCCAGCACTAGCAAGATCACCTTTATGCTGCCTTCAG AGAGTGCAAAGAAGCACAAACCAAAGAAGGTGGAACTCATGACAAAACAAGCAATCCTAGATGGAAATATCATGAAGGAAAGTGCTGAAGCTCATGGCACTGTACA GACAGAAAAAGTGGATGAAGTTATTAAGGAATGGGAAGGTTCTTTCTTTAAGGACAACCCTCGCTTAAGGAAAAAGTCCGTTTCCTTGCGTTTCGATCTCCACCTGGCAGCCACAGAGGAAGGGTGTTtgcacacaaaaaagaaaactctcCCCGACATTGAAGTCAGGCTGGTGATGAGGAGATCCTGCAGCATCCCATCCATCAAACCTTAA